The DNA segment CCGCGACGCCGACGCGCTGGTCGCGCAGTCGGTCGCCTTCGACGCGCTCGCCCCCAACGTCATCGTGAAGATCCCGGCCACCGAGACCGGCATCCGGGCGATGGAGGAGGCCACCTACCGCGGCGTCAGCATCAACGCGACCGTCTCCTTCACCGTCCCGCAGGCGGTCGCGGTGGCCGAGGCGATCGAGCGGGGGCTGCAGCGGCGGGAGGCCGAGGGTCACGACGTCAGCGCGATGGGCCCGGTCTGCACGATCATGGTCGGCCGCCTCGACGACTGGCTGAAGGCGGTGGCCAAGCGGGACGTCGTGACCGTCGACCCCGGCGTCCTGGAGTGGGCCGGTGTCGCGGTGTTCAAGCGGGCGTACCAGGTGTTCGGGGAGCGCGGCTTCCGGACCCGGCTGCTGTCGGCGGCCTTCCGCAACCACATGCACTGGAGCCAGCTCGTCGGCGGCGACGTGGTCATCTCGCCGCCGTTCGAGTGGCAGGTCCGGCTCAACGCCAGCGGGATCGAGCCGCTCTCCCGGATCGACGAGCCGGTGGCCGCTGACGTCCTGGAGACGCTGTACACGCGGTTCCCGGAGTTCCGGCGGGCCTACGACACCGACGGCATGACGCCGGCCGAGTTCCAGGACTTCGGCGCCACCCGCAAGACGCTGCGCCAGTTCCTGGCCGCGGACGCCGAGCTGGAGGCGCTGGTCCGCGACGTGCTGCTGCCGGACCCGGAGAAGTAGCGGGTCTGATCAGCTGACCTACGAGCCCAGGCGCTCGTAGGTCAGCTGCAGGTCGTCCTCCCACGGGCCGCCGTCGCGGGACATGGTGCCCCGGGCGTCGAG comes from the Modestobacter italicus genome and includes:
- a CDS encoding transaldolase family protein: MTELADLHTTDETGASVPPLLRMARETPTRLWNDSATPAELSAAIGWGAVGATCNPVIALAALRSDLPRWRQRIRAYAEEHPTASESDIGWAMVQELSVEAAALLADAFAEHRGRNGRLSVQTDPRLYRDADALVAQSVAFDALAPNVIVKIPATETGIRAMEEATYRGVSINATVSFTVPQAVAVAEAIERGLQRREAEGHDVSAMGPVCTIMVGRLDDWLKAVAKRDVVTVDPGVLEWAGVAVFKRAYQVFGERGFRTRLLSAAFRNHMHWSQLVGGDVVISPPFEWQVRLNASGIEPLSRIDEPVAADVLETLYTRFPEFRRAYDTDGMTPAEFQDFGATRKTLRQFLAADAELEALVRDVLLPDPEK